In Phaseolus vulgaris cultivar G19833 chromosome 7, P. vulgaris v2.0, whole genome shotgun sequence, the genomic stretch CCATGCCAGAGTCGTGAGGCTTCACGCAGCGCACTCCGCCATGACACTTATCGCATTTCGCCACGTAGGATTGCACGTGGCACTTCCCTCCCAGCTCATCACTATTTTGGCCAACTTCCCTTTAAATACTCTCTTCTGCCTTCTTCTCCCCCTCTTTATCCTCTCCTCTCGCCGTCTCCTGCACGAAACCTATAACTTCACGCAACCACACACATCCTTTCGTCAAACCTAACCTCATCCCCGCCCACGCACCACTCGCAAAATTCAACCGCCGTAAAAATGCGGATGCTCCGGCGCTCGCTGATCATCGTGGGATCCGATTGACATTGTCCTACCGCTGCCTGTGTGGAAACTCTAACCGTATCTGGTACTAGCACAAATACAATTACAAACCCTAAGCAAAAGCGACTTTACTTAGCATAGTTTTCAAGTTATTCCATGCTTCTTCTCGTAAGCCCGAGGCAGATTATTATcactatataataataataacaataataggAGGGGGGAGAGGGGAGAAAATCGAAGAGACTTGTTCTGATTTCAGCGTCTACAGTTTTGgcagaacatttttttttttttacttttttttcctttttctgacTTTCTTCGTCTCCGAATTTTAAAACCGAAGGCGGAGAATCGAGAAAGCTGATTTCGCAGAGGGTTCATTACTTTTTACACAGTTTTGTCTTCTTAGTTCTGAGTTCTGAGTTCTGCGTTCTCTGACTCCGATCAAAAATTGAGCTCAGGAATCGGAAATGGAAAAGACGAACAAGTGAGAGAGCGTGAGATTCGCGATGCCTTTTCCGATGAAAATTCAACCAATCGATTCTCAGGTCCCTTCCGAAGGGACTCGGCTTGAGCTGGCCAAGCCGGTTGTGAAGTCGCGCCTGAAGCGGCTCCTTGAGCGTCAATTCTCCGGCGTTCTGAGAAATTCGGCGCCGGAAAAGATCTCCGGTGGCGAGGAACCGCAGAACGGCTCCAGTGAGTTTGAGCCGAGCTCGGCTTGTTTGGCGAAAATGGTGCAGAATTTCATAGAGGAGAGTCACGAGAAGCACTCCGTCTCACACCGCAACCGCTGTAACTGCTTCAATAGGAACTACGACGATAGCTCTGACGAAGAATCAAACTCCCTGGGCGGTTCTGGCGACTCCAATTACTCTTCCAGCGAGGCGTGCGAAACTCTCAAGGTAAATTGTGGGTGGAGCGGGTTGTGTTTGAAAATCAGGCATTCTGAGAAGAGAATAATGATTATGAAACggcattttttttctgttttggacAGGGTTTGGTAGCGTGCGCGAGCGTGCACGAGAGGGATTTGCTGGCGGACAGTGCGAAGATAGTTGAGAAGAATAAGATCTGCAAGCGCAAGGACACTTTCTGCAGAAAAATTGTGACTGACGGATTGTTAGCCCTCGGATACGATGTGTCAATTTGCAAATCTCGCTGGGAAAAATCTCCCTCTTATCCCGCCGgtactttctttttctatttctgGAATCCATAAATTTAGATTATTAGAGTTCAATTGTGCGGGGATTgagatcaaaataaatttttgttatgcTTGGGGATTTAATTTGATTGATGTATATGATTTGGTGCAGGGGAATATGAATACATAGATGTGACAATGGGGAAAGATAGGGTTCTAATTGACATTGACTTTAGGTCAGAATTCGAGATTGCTCGATCCACCAAGGCCTACAAGACTATTCTGCAGAACCTTCCTTACATATTCGTTGGCACATGCGATCGGTTGCAGAGCATCGTGGCCATCGTGTCGGAGGCAGCGAAGCATAGTCTGAAGAAGAAGGGAATGCATGTGCCGCCATGGAGAAGAGCTGAATATGTGAAAGCCAAGTGGCTCTCCCCTTACACCCGAACCACTTCCTTCAAAGACCAGAAGAAGGAAGAACAACAGCTTCTGAAAGAAAAGTTAGTCACTGCTGAAATAGAAACTTCCGGCAAAGAAAACGCCACTGTGATCGAATGGAAGCCCCCGGAACTGAAGCCCAAAGGTTCGCTTTCTGGCGTGAAGATCGTGACTGGTTTGGCAGTGGTTTTTGATGAGAATGATAACccataaaattttgtttttcttttcggCTTTTTCTCTTTAATTTGCCTAAGCGAGGATTAAAATCTTTATGACTATAACTGTAACTGTGGTCTCTATGACTTCTATCCCCTTCTGTGTTTTTTTCTTACGTAAGGGATGGATCTTACTCATatcaatgaataaaataaacttaGCAGTGATACATTAAGCTGATCTTTCTGTCATCCATGTTTCCTACTGATTGTCCATTATTTAATTTCTGAGTTTGGTGGCAAGTTGTTTGATTCTGTTAGTTTAGGCTTGAATTCTGGTTTGTTTTCTTTCCTTcaagaagaaaaaatgttaGTTGATGAAGAAATTTGTTGGTGCAGTTTTAGGTGCCTTGAcgaagaaacaaaaataatggAATCATACCTTACCAAGGTTTACTTTCCCAAATCCATTGTTTACGCAATGCAATTTTGAATCCTTCAACGTTTCAGATTAACTTAGTTTGGCATTTCTCGATTTTCTTGTTTTCTTGTGCTGCCGTTTGGCAGGCTtctttagttaaaaaaaaagtaaaaaaactatataaccACAAAAAGCATATAAAGTAATGTTCTTTACCTTATAATAATATCAATTGTCCACCAAATTTTATGCAGTATTAATCACTTTAGGTTCATCATAATTAGCATACATGCATAGAACGCCGTTTCTTGTGTGGTGGAAAAGATGTTAGCATGAGATCATTTCAACTTAAACAAACGATTCCATACAATCAATTTTTCATGATTAAAAATCTACAACTTACAACCTCCTCCTCttgtttcaaaataaaataagcgTTTTATTAACTAATAGAATAGAAACGCACTTCGCATTTTTACTACTCTAAAATATTAACTAATACCGTGATCCAATTAAGTTTCCTGTTGTCTTCTTAGTACTTTAAGATGCTGTTACTTTTACTATCAAATAAAAAActgttatttaataaagaataaattagtttaatacaaaaataaaaatttgttataACTAAATATATTTCCTTTACATAATAAAACATGTGATAATAGAGtaatgtttataattattataaatcaattttacaaaattgtggACAGAATTCTCAAAACCTTGACTATAATAATGTTTAAATGTTATTATAATTCAATTCACacattattttcataatataagAATTTGCACAATATCATTCTTTCCTCTTTTTTATGACAGCtgggtttttgttttttttttatgtggaaAGTTAtcataaaacaataataaatattttttttatttctttatattcAAAAAATGTAATCATACTTCTTGTTTGTTGCATAGTAAATGATTTTAGTCTGAGGAGACTACAGTCCCCAATTCCCACTGcaccttatttattttttcagcagtgcttctcttttccttttttttttaatgtttatacaGAAATTCTACcttttaaacattattttacTTTGTCGTTTGTGCGCCTCGTACCAAATCGACGCTATCCACGTATTGTTCCAGAATCTACTCatctttttattcatttatttattcactattacatattattttacTACAGTTCTGTACAATTGCAGACAAATTCTGTTCTTTGGATTTTAGCGGAGTAATAATTAATCtacttataataattaattccaGATCCAAAGAATAATAAACTTATCTTtcataaaaagaataaaaaaactctgcatattcattttatttttcttcaaaataatagGTAATCGTGCTACTCTGGCACAAAAGTAGTATACTAGTATAAAATTGACAATTCATATTTGATATGTATTTGGTTGGCACTTAACACTATCTATTTCTATCTCTATCTCTATCTTTGTCTCCCTCTTCATTATTTTCATATCACCTTTtgaagtttttgtttttttgcaaGAAATTTCCCTTTGTTACTTTCATATCACCGATCTTATAAgtgaagtttttttataatgaaaattGGTATTTGCCTTCTCCAACtaatacaagaaaaatatttgaGTGGTGTGATTAAATCAAATAGAGATAAAATtagaaatagtttttaaatgaataaataaatattatttttttggatAAACTTGTAAACTAGAGCTAAGTACAATTATAGAGTTTGTTGGGGGTGACTGACCCTTTTTAAGAATCATTAATTACTTTCTGAATGAAACATCCCACCTACTCTATTTAACACATTTAgtcctattttttttaatgtggcTTTCAAATATTATACAATAGAAATTATAATTTGcttataattcataattataagtCAATAGTAATTGGTGtctttaattataatttcaaaaatcatGTATTTATCTAAATTAGACAAAATTAATGACACTATCTTCCTTTTATTAACTCTTCTATCGTAATTATAGTCAAAATATTGTCACAAATATCAAATATTGACTCATGATAAATGCTTCTTCCATACTAATATGATTGCAGGGATTTACAATAACATATATGCATTGTTTAGTTGATTAAAAacctaaaaatttaaaatataacagAGTAACAAACAATTATttcaataactttttaaatacataaatattaaaattaaattcaacaCTATACATTATCATGGAAAATGTTAGTTATtttgtcatattttattttatttatttattcatttaagaTGATTTCTTAATTTAAGAATGatgattaaattaataaaagctTCATTGTATTAGGTAACTAATTGACTCTCGTAATATAATTACTTCCATTTCcagattttataaatttcagGTGGAAAGAAATTGATtcagatttttaaaaatttaagtcTAGTATTGATGAATTTGTCTATTTTCaaatacttatatttatattctaattattataaatagtttaAGATTAACCCGTTTCCTTGACTCggtattatatttaaattgaaattctATAGTaaagtattaataattttataataaaaatataactgaaatttttctcttcttattatttagctttatttatttatgaaggTTTGAAAGCTTATGGGTATTTAATAAGATTAATAGATCAATTTGATTATTATAAGGTACAAAATAACGTGTTAGTGTGTTTggtaaaattaataatttaactataaatttatataagttattttgatcaattacattaaagtaGTTTATAATTGTAGAAGATTTCACTTTATAATAAGTTACGAATCATTTAAGCTAGTTTCTAACTTCTAGCTTATGTAACttttcttatattatttatattttaatagattctatattatttttaatttctttttacttattatataattttttattttataaagagaattaattattacagtatttttaatatttttggattactttttaaattttttatgtagttaaatttaaaatttttaacattataaattaaaataactaattattcaTTATATAATGCTATATGAAAATTACACACAgcagaattataaaaaataaattcatgatAACttaaattgagaaataaaagtAATCAAATTgctaaaaataaatgaaactaAATTTTGTGAATGTTTATTACATCAactagtttaaataaaataacttgttcaaataaaaaaaacatatacaattttttaaaaaataaataaaaatattaaaaaaataataagaatttaattatttaaataatatataattttataattacaggataatgtatttttttccaaaatacataaaattatataactatattcttgtctaatattttatatttactagctagtttttaagataattatctaaaataagtatttttaatataataaaattaatatatcacTTCATAACTTTTTGAATTTCTTTCAAATCTTAGATTTAATTCTATGAACTTCCTGTAACTTTCACCATCTAATTTTAGTCAAgtcatttatatgatt encodes the following:
- the LOC137829772 gene encoding uncharacterized protein, whose product is MPFPMKIQPIDSQVPSEGTRLELAKPVVKSRLKRLLERQFSGVLRNSAPEKISGGEEPQNGSSEFEPSSACLAKMVQNFIEESHEKHSVSHRNRCNCFNRNYDDSSDEESNSLGGSGDSNYSSSEACETLKGLVACASVHERDLLADSAKIVEKNKICKRKDTFCRKIVTDGLLALGYDVSICKSRWEKSPSYPAGEYEYIDVTMGKDRVLIDIDFRSEFEIARSTKAYKTILQNLPYIFVGTCDRLQSIVAIVSEAAKHSLKKKGMHVPPWRRAEYVKAKWLSPYTRTTSFKDQKKEEQQLLKEKLVTAEIETSGKENATVIEWKPPELKPKGSLSGVKIVTGLAVVFDENDNP